In Coturnix japonica isolate 7356 chromosome 9, Coturnix japonica 2.1, whole genome shotgun sequence, a single window of DNA contains:
- the B3GALNT1 gene encoding UDP-GalNAc:beta-1,3-N-acetylgalactosaminyltransferase 1: protein MYVIPLKWIFLFLLVFSVVTLWYVTFYSNLEAEHVNSMYFYEYEPVYKQTYLFTLHQHLKCKDINPFLVILVSSRPKDMESRQAIRITWGSQSFWWGHRVLTLFLLGQETETEDNSAALSVEDESILYGDIIRQDFKDTYNNLTLKTIMAFRWVSEFCSNARFIMKTDSDVFINTGNLVKFLLKFNSSETIFTGYPLIGSIAHRGFYPKTYISYDEYPFRFYPPYCSGMGYVLDGKLALRIYELMGHIKPIKFEDVYIGICLNILKVNISVPEGNQQFFINKISFDICKYRRLIAVHGIVPSEMIRFWKDLSSVPSVTCL from the coding sequence ATGTATGTGATCCCATTAAAATggatctttctctttcttctcgTATTCTCTGTCGTAACCTTGTGGTACGTTACTTTTTATTCAAACCTTGAGGCTGAACATGTGAACAGCATGTATTTCTATGAGTATGAGCCGGTTTACAAGCAAACCTACCTCTTCACATTGCATCAGCACTTGAAATGCAAAGACATAAATCCATTTCTGGTCATCTTGGTGTCTTCGAGACCTAAGGACATGGAGTCAAGGCAAGCCATAAGGATAACATGGGGATCTCAAAGCTTCTGGTGGGGACATCGAGTTCTAACCCTGTTCTTACTAGGTCAGGAAACGGAAACAGAGGACAACTCTGCAGCACTTTCAGTAGAGGATGAAAGCATACTCTATGGGGACATCATTCGCCAAGATTTTAAGGACACCTACAACAATCTTACCTTGAAAACAATCATGGCGTTCAGATGGGTGAGTGAATTCTGTTCTAATGCCAGATTCATCATGAAGACAGATTCCGATGTCTTCATCAACACCGGTAACTTAGTCAagtttcttctgaagttcaACTCCTCAGAAACCATTTTTACAGGTTATCCTCTTATAGGTAGCATTGCCCATAGAGGCTTTTACCcaaaaacatacatttcttaTGATGAATATCCATTCAGGTTTTACCCTCCATACTGCAGTGGAATGGGTTATGTATTAGATGGAAAACTGGCTCTGAGGATTTATGAACTGATGGGTCATATCAAACCTATAAAGTTTGAGGATGTTTACATTGGAATTTGCTTAAATATACTTAAGGTGAACATCAGTGTTCCGGAGGGTAATCAACAATTCTTTATCAACAAAATTAGCTTTGATATCTGTAAGTACAGACGGTTGATTGCAGTACACGGCATCGTGCCAAGTGAAATGATCAGGTTCTGGAAGGATTTGTCATCTGTCCCTTCAGTTACTTGCCTTTGA
- the ARL14 gene encoding ADP-ribosylation factor-like protein 14 → MGLQITKHSRVKQANILMLGLDSAGKSTLLYKFKSDEVFLTIPTIGFNVDMIETGKDFTLTIWDVGGQQKMRQSWCNFLENAGGLVYVVDSADKRRLEESKKEFELLLKNEALKNVPVVVLANKQDLPGALNAEEITRRFHVKKYCCDRNWYVQPCCAVTGEGLSEALQRLTAFAKHYSRSKEISTSSKENEKR, encoded by the coding sequence ATGGGCCTCCAGATCACCAAGCACTCCAGAGTAAAACAAGCTAATATACTGATGTTAGGACTTGACTCGGCAGGGAAGTCGACTCTGTTGTACAAGTTCAAGTCTGATGAAGTTTTTCTGACAATTCCAACCATTGGCTTTAATGTCGATATGATCGAAACTGGGAAAGATTTTACACTGACCATTTGGGATGTTGGAGGACAACAGAAAATGAGGCAGAGTTGGTGTAATTTCCTGGAGAACGCAGGAGGACTCGTGTATGTTGTGGACAGCGCTGATAAGCGCCGTTTAGAGGAATCGAAGAAAGAATTTGAACTCCTTTTAAAGAATGAAGCTCTAAAAAACGTACCGGTCGTGGTGCTGGCAaacaagcaggacctgcccGGAGCTTTAAATGCTGAGGAAATAACCAGGAGATTCCACGTGAAGAAGTACTGCTGTGACAGAAACTGGTACGTACAGCCCTGCTGCGCTGTCACGGGAGAAGGTCTGTCGGAAGCTCTCCAAAGACTGACTGCATTCGCAAAACACTACAGCAGATCAAAGGAGATCTCTACAAGTTCTAAGGAGAATGAAAAACGTTAA
- the KPNA4 gene encoding importin subunit alpha-3: MADNEKLDNQRLKNFKNKGRDLETMRRQRNEVVVELRKNKRDEHLLKRRNVPHEDICEDSDIDGDFRVQNTSLEAIVQNASSDNQGIQLSAVQAARKLLSSDRNPPIDDLIKSGILPILVHCLERDDNPSLQFEAAWALTNIASGTSEQTQAVVQSNAVPLFLRLLHSPHQNVCEQAVWALGNIIGDGPQCRDYVISLGVVKPLLSFISPSIPITFLRNVTWVMVNLCRHKDPPPPMETIQEILPALCVLIHHTDVNILVDTVWALSYLTDAGNEQIQMVIDSGIVPHLVPLLSHQEVKVQTAALRAVGNIVTGTDEQTQVVLNCEALSHFPALLTHPKEKINKEAVWFLSNITAGNQQQVQAVIDANLVPMIIHLLDKGDFGTQKEAAWAISNLTISGRKDQVAYLIQQNVIPPFCNLLTVKDAQVVQVVLDGLSNILKMAEDEAETIANLIEECGGLEKIEQLQNHENEDIYKLAYEIIDQFFSSDDIDEDPSLVPEAIQGGTFGFNSSANVPAEGFQF, encoded by the exons ATGGCCGACAACGAGAAACTGGACAACCAGCGGCTGAAGAACTTCAAGAACAAAGGCCGTGACCTGGAG ACTATGCGAAGACAAAGGAACGAAGTTGTCGTGGAATTGAGAAAG aacaaaagagaCGAACATCTTCTAAAGAGGAGAAATGTTCCCCATGAGGATATCTGTGAAGATTCTGATATAGATGGTGACTTCAGAGTG caaaaCACTTCTTTGGAAGCAATAgtacag aatgcTTCAAGTGACAACCAGGGTATACAGTTAAGTGCTGTGCAAGCTGCAAG aaaactgctttccagTGATCGCAATCCACCAATTGATGATCTAATAAAATCAGGAATATTACCTATTTTAGTGCACTGTCTCGAGAGAGATGACAA tCCTTCTTTACAGTTTGAAGCTGCGTGGGCTTTGACAAACATTGCATCTGGAACCTCTGAACAAACACAGGCCGTAGTTCAATCTA ATGCTGTACCACTTTTTCTGAGACTGCTGCATTCACCTCACCAAAATGTTTGTGAACAAGCTGTGTGGGCTTTAGGCAATATCATAG GTGATGGACCCCAGTGTAGAGATTACGTTATTAGTCTTGGAGTAGTGAAACCGCTGCTGTCCTTCATCAGCCCATCTATTCCCATAACTTTCTTAAGAAACGTTACTTGGGTCATGGTCAACTTGTGCCGTCACAAAGATCCTCCTCCACCGATGGAAACCATTCAGGAG atCCTTCCAGCCCTCTGCGTTTTAATTCACCACACAGATGTAAAT atATTGGTAGATACAGTCTGGGCACTCTCATATCTAACGGATGCTGGCAATGAACAGATCCAGATGGTGATAGACTCCGGAATAGTCCCTCATTTGGTTCCTCTTCTCAGTCATCAAGAAGTGAAAGTGCAA actgCTGCGCTGAGAGCGGTAGGAAACATTGTCACTGGTACCGATGAACAGACACAGGTAGTTCTGAATTGTGAAGCTCTTTCACATTTTCCAGCACTTCTGACGCATCccaaagaaaaaattaataag GAAGCAGTGTGGTTTCTGTCTAACATCACTGCAGGAAATCAGCAGCAAGTTCAGGCAGTAATAGATGCAAACCTTGTTCCAATGATAATACATCTTCTAGATAAG GGTGACTTTGGTActcagaaagaagctgcttGGGCAATAAGCAATTTAACAATCAGCGGGAGAAAAGACCAA GTGGCATACTTAATTCAACAAAACGTAATTCCTCCCTTTTGCAATTTGCTAACAGTAAAAGATGCACAAGTTGTGCAAGTGGTTCTGGATGGACTAagtaatatattaaaaatggcTGAAGATGAAGCAGAAACCATAGCCAATCTTATTGAAGAGTGCGGAG GCCTGGAGAAAATTGAACAGCTACAAAatcatgaaaatgaagacatCTACAAACTGGCTTATGAGATCATTGATCAGTTCTTCTCTTCAGATGAT ATTGATGAAGATCCTAGCCTTGTACCAGAAGCAATACAAGGCGGAACATTTGGTTTCAATTCATCTGCCAATGTACCAGCAGAAGGGTTCCAGTTTTAG